The following proteins are encoded in a genomic region of Protaetiibacter sp. SSC-01:
- the ribH gene encoding 6,7-dimethyl-8-ribityllumazine synthase, translated as MSGEGRPTLLDIDGTGLRIAVVAGTWHERIMEGLLTGALRTLEQSGAHVEVLRVPGSFELPVVAKAALEAGADGVVALGVIIRGGTPHFEFVSNAATDGLTRVAIDTGKPVGFGVLTLDDEQQGIDRAGFPGSKEDKGREAAEAVLATARVLARVRRG; from the coding sequence ATGAGCGGCGAAGGCCGACCCACCCTGCTCGACATCGACGGCACGGGCCTCCGCATCGCGGTGGTCGCCGGCACGTGGCACGAGCGCATCATGGAGGGCCTGCTCACGGGCGCCCTCCGCACGCTCGAGCAGTCGGGCGCCCACGTCGAGGTGCTGCGCGTGCCGGGCAGCTTCGAGCTGCCGGTCGTCGCGAAGGCGGCGCTCGAGGCGGGAGCGGATGGCGTGGTGGCGCTCGGCGTGATCATCCGCGGCGGCACGCCCCACTTCGAGTTCGTCTCGAACGCTGCGACCGACGGGCTCACGCGCGTCGCGATCGACACCGGCAAGCCCGTCGGCTTCGGCGTGCTGACCCTCGACGACGAGCAGCAGGGCATCGACCGCGCGGGCTTCCCCGGGTCGAAGGAGGACAAGGGCCGGGAGGCGGCGGAGGCCGTGCTCGCGACCGCCCGCGTCCTCGCGCGCGTGCGCCGCGGCTGA
- the ribD gene encoding bifunctional diaminohydroxyphosphoribosylaminopyrimidine deaminase/5-amino-6-(5-phosphoribosylamino)uracil reductase RibD: MAATAYDAAMRRALDLAARGPVTGGNPQVGCVLLDASGAVVAEGWHRGAGTPHAEVDALSRVADARGLTAVVTLEPCNHTGRTGPCSEALIAAGVSRVVYAVSDPGHESSGGAERLHEAGIEVVPGVLADEVAAFLHIWLTVAARGRPWVTVKWASTLDGRAAASDGTSQWITGTAARQRVHEQRAASDAILVGSGTVLADDPALTARGDAGELLGHQPLPVVVGERPVPADAALRRHPAGLVETGTRDLGRILAELHERGVGRVYVEGGPTLASAVIAAGLADEYAVYLAPALLGGERLAVGDLGIRTISEARRLTITSVEQLGEDLLVMARPERRS, encoded by the coding sequence ATGGCCGCCACCGCCTACGACGCCGCCATGCGCCGCGCCCTCGACCTCGCCGCGCGCGGGCCGGTCACGGGCGGCAACCCGCAGGTCGGCTGCGTGCTGCTCGACGCATCCGGAGCCGTCGTCGCCGAGGGTTGGCACCGCGGCGCCGGCACCCCGCACGCCGAGGTCGACGCCCTCTCGCGCGTCGCCGACGCCCGCGGCCTCACCGCCGTCGTCACCCTCGAGCCGTGCAACCACACCGGCCGCACGGGCCCCTGCAGCGAGGCCCTCATCGCCGCCGGTGTCTCACGCGTCGTCTACGCCGTGAGCGACCCCGGTCACGAGTCGTCGGGCGGCGCCGAGCGCCTGCACGAGGCGGGCATCGAGGTCGTGCCCGGCGTGCTCGCCGACGAGGTCGCCGCGTTCCTGCACATCTGGCTGACCGTCGCCGCTCGCGGGCGCCCCTGGGTGACCGTCAAGTGGGCCTCGACCCTCGACGGTCGCGCCGCCGCGTCCGACGGCACGAGCCAGTGGATCACCGGCACCGCCGCCCGCCAGCGCGTGCACGAGCAGCGCGCCGCATCCGACGCCATCCTCGTCGGCAGCGGCACCGTGCTCGCCGACGACCCCGCCCTCACGGCGCGCGGCGACGCGGGCGAGCTGCTCGGGCACCAGCCGCTGCCCGTCGTCGTGGGCGAGCGCCCCGTGCCCGCGGATGCCGCCCTCCGCCGCCACCCGGCCGGCCTCGTCGAGACCGGCACCCGCGACCTCGGTCGCATCCTCGCCGAGCTGCACGAGCGCGGCGTCGGCCGTGTCTACGTCGAGGGCGGGCCGACGCTCGCGTCCGCCGTCATCGCCGCGGGCCTCGCCGACGAGTACGCCGTCTACCTCGCGCCCGCCCTGCTGGGCGGCGAGCGTCTCGCGGTGGGCGACCTCGGCATCCGCACGATCTCCGAGGCGCGACGCCTCACGATCACGAGCGTCGAGCAGCTCGGAGAGGACCTGCTCGTCATGGCGCGACCCGAGAGAAGGAGCTGA
- the trpS gene encoding tryptophan--tRNA ligase, giving the protein MTKPRLFSGMQPSADSLHAGNYIGALLQWKQLQRDYDAVFCVVDLHAITVPQDPATLREKTRRTAAQYIAAGIDPSASTLYVQSHVPAHAQLAWVLNTITGMGEASRMTQFKDKTAKQGVESASVGLFTYPILQAADILLYDAQIVPVGEDQRQHIELTRDLAQRFNSRFGDTFVIPEASILKETAKVYDLQNPGSKMSKSGETENGILWLLDEPNRLVKKIKSAVTDNDGSVHYDPEGKPGVSNLLTLLSVLSGTAIETLEHEFAGRGYGDLKGAVADAVVAEFGPVRERALELLADPAELDRVLAANADRANAIAEATLARVYDAVGFLSRRS; this is encoded by the coding sequence ATGACCAAGCCCCGCCTGTTCTCGGGCATGCAGCCCTCCGCCGACTCGCTCCACGCGGGCAACTACATCGGAGCGCTCCTGCAGTGGAAGCAGCTGCAGCGCGACTACGACGCCGTCTTCTGCGTCGTCGACCTGCACGCGATCACCGTGCCGCAGGACCCGGCCACCCTGCGCGAGAAGACCCGCCGCACGGCCGCGCAGTATATCGCCGCCGGCATCGACCCCTCCGCCTCGACGCTCTACGTGCAGTCGCACGTGCCGGCGCACGCGCAGCTCGCCTGGGTGCTCAACACGATCACGGGCATGGGCGAGGCGAGCCGCATGACCCAGTTCAAGGACAAGACGGCGAAGCAGGGTGTCGAGTCGGCATCCGTCGGCCTCTTCACGTACCCGATCCTGCAGGCGGCCGACATCCTGCTGTACGACGCGCAGATCGTGCCCGTCGGCGAGGACCAGCGCCAGCACATCGAGCTCACGCGCGACCTCGCGCAGCGCTTCAACAGCCGTTTCGGCGACACGTTCGTCATCCCCGAGGCGTCGATCCTCAAGGAGACGGCGAAGGTCTACGACCTGCAGAACCCGGGCTCGAAGATGTCGAAGTCGGGTGAGACCGAGAACGGCATCCTGTGGCTGCTCGACGAGCCGAACCGGCTCGTGAAGAAGATCAAGTCGGCGGTGACCGACAACGACGGCTCGGTGCACTACGACCCCGAGGGCAAGCCCGGCGTCTCGAACCTGCTGACGCTGCTCTCGGTGCTGAGCGGCACGGCGATCGAGACGCTCGAGCACGAGTTCGCGGGTCGCGGCTACGGCGACCTCAAGGGCGCCGTCGCGGATGCCGTGGTCGCCGAGTTCGGTCCGGTGCGCGAGCGGGCGCTCGAGCTGCTCGCCGACCCCGCCGAGCTCGACCGCGTGCTCGCGGCGAACGCCGACCGCGCGAACGCGATCGCCGAGGCTACCCTCGCCCGCGTGTACGACGCGGTCGGCTTCCTCTCCCGCCGCTCGTAG
- a CDS encoding MFS transporter: MSSAPAPASAPANPRSRVVVASLIGTTIEFYDFYVYATAAVLVFPHLFFPTGDETVALLSSFAIFGAAMVARPLGAVFFGHLGDKRGRKVTLVGALLTMGIATFLIGVLPTYALVGWFAPLLLVILRLAQGFALGGEWSGAALVATENAPTGKRAWYGTFPQLGAPIGFIIANGLFLIIAAVLPSSDPSLPSEEFLSWGWRIPFLFSAIMVAVGLWVRLRLVESAAFTKASTAGKLAKVPLATVFRTHWRELILGTFYMLATYVLFYLMTTFSLSYGRAATDAAVPGLGYEYTTFVLLMIFGVVFFGIFTLVSGPLADRFGRRPTLIVITAAIIVFGLIWVPLLSLGQIGVVLWLVLGFTLMGFTFGPMGALLPELFPTVLRYTGSGISYNVSSILGAAVAPFIAVWLWTVGEGSPVWVGVYLAVMATLTLIALLLGRETKDVELDDVEIPEALP, translated from the coding sequence ATGAGCAGCGCACCGGCCCCCGCATCCGCTCCCGCCAATCCGCGTTCACGCGTCGTCGTGGCGAGCCTCATCGGCACGACGATCGAGTTCTACGACTTCTACGTGTACGCGACGGCGGCGGTGCTCGTGTTCCCGCACCTGTTCTTCCCGACGGGCGACGAGACGGTGGCCCTGCTGTCGTCGTTCGCGATCTTCGGGGCGGCGATGGTGGCGCGCCCGCTCGGCGCCGTGTTCTTCGGGCACCTCGGCGACAAGCGCGGGCGCAAGGTGACGCTCGTGGGCGCGCTGCTCACGATGGGCATCGCGACCTTCCTCATCGGCGTGCTGCCGACCTACGCGCTCGTCGGCTGGTTCGCGCCGCTGCTGCTCGTGATCCTGCGGCTCGCGCAGGGCTTCGCGCTCGGCGGCGAATGGTCGGGTGCCGCGCTCGTCGCGACCGAGAACGCCCCCACCGGCAAGCGCGCCTGGTACGGCACCTTCCCGCAGCTCGGCGCGCCCATCGGGTTCATCATCGCGAACGGCCTGTTCCTCATCATCGCGGCGGTGCTTCCGTCGTCCGACCCGTCGCTGCCCTCGGAGGAGTTCCTCTCGTGGGGCTGGCGCATCCCGTTCCTGTTCTCGGCGATCATGGTCGCGGTCGGCCTCTGGGTGCGGCTGCGCCTCGTCGAGTCGGCCGCGTTCACGAAGGCGTCCACCGCGGGCAAGCTCGCCAAGGTGCCGCTCGCCACCGTCTTCCGCACGCACTGGCGCGAGCTCATCCTCGGCACCTTCTACATGCTCGCGACGTACGTGCTCTTCTATCTCATGACGACGTTCTCGCTCAGCTACGGCCGCGCGGCGACGGATGCGGCGGTGCCGGGCCTCGGGTACGAGTACACGACTTTCGTGCTACTCATGATCTTCGGCGTCGTGTTCTTCGGCATCTTCACGCTCGTGTCGGGCCCCCTCGCCGACCGCTTCGGACGCCGCCCGACGCTCATCGTCATCACGGCGGCCATCATCGTGTTCGGGCTCATCTGGGTGCCGCTGCTGTCGCTCGGCCAGATCGGCGTCGTGCTGTGGCTCGTGCTCGGCTTCACCCTCATGGGCTTCACCTTCGGTCCGATGGGCGCGCTGCTGCCCGAGCTCTTCCCGACCGTGCTGCGGTATACCGGTTCGGGCATCTCGTACAACGTGTCGTCGATCCTCGGCGCCGCGGTCGCCCCGTTCATCGCCGTGTGGCTGTGGACGGTCGGCGAGGGCAGCCCCGTGTGGGTCGGCGTGTACCTCGCGGTCATGGCGACGCTCACGCTCATCGCGCTGCTGCTCGGGCGCGAGACGAAGGACGTGGAGCTCGACGACGTGGAGATCCCGGAGGCGCTGCCGTAA
- a CDS encoding ABC transporter ATP-binding protein, producing the protein MTSTDAPARRNPLRRNPLRRNLLRRTPDTGPRASFRELLPYLTEHKGLLSLAIVLSLVAAALSLAQPALVSQVITVVQDGGAVGALAWLLVALVIANGIVGAVQHYLLQRAGTSVVLSSRRALVRRMLRLPISEFDTRRSGDLVSRVGSDTTLLYAVLTQGLVDALGGAVVFVGAIIGMAIIDPVLLGATVLVIALAIGVVGGLSGRIRIASREQQEKVGEVAAGVQRAISAIRTVRAANATERETEAIEADARAAWGAGIRVAKVSALVVPVASIAMNVSFLVVLGLGGYRVASGAITIASLVAFILFLFLMIMPLGQAFGAVTSVNQALGALGRIQEIMRIPSEDEGDHAVETAPDLATDDAIRFEDVRFSYPEQAHATEQEKVVASELGEDAVEPHDREVLHGVSFGVPRGSRVALVGPSGAGKSTILALIERFYDPNAGVVRVDGVDVRSLPREQLRSRIGYVEQDAPVLAGSIRDNLTLGTPDASDEQCVEVLRTVNLGEVLDRDPAGLDAAVGEEGVMLSGGERQRLAIARALLAAPPILLLDEATASLDGANEQLLREAIDAVAAERTLLVIAHRLSTVVDSDAIVVLDHGRVVGVGTHSELVVSTPLYRDLAKHQLLV; encoded by the coding sequence ATGACGAGCACCGACGCGCCCGCGCGCCGCAACCCCCTGCGCCGCAACCCCCTGCGCCGCAACCTCCTCCGCCGCACCCCCGACACGGGGCCGCGCGCGTCGTTCCGCGAGCTGCTGCCGTACCTGACGGAGCACAAGGGGCTGCTCTCGCTCGCGATCGTGCTGAGCCTCGTCGCCGCGGCGCTCTCGCTCGCCCAGCCCGCGCTCGTCAGCCAGGTCATCACCGTCGTGCAGGACGGCGGCGCAGTCGGCGCGCTCGCGTGGCTGCTCGTCGCGCTCGTCATCGCCAACGGCATCGTCGGCGCCGTGCAGCACTACCTGCTGCAGCGCGCCGGCACGAGCGTCGTGCTGTCGTCGCGCCGCGCCCTCGTGCGCCGGATGCTGCGCCTCCCCATCAGCGAGTTCGACACGCGCCGCTCGGGCGACCTCGTCTCGCGCGTCGGCAGCGACACGACGCTCCTCTACGCCGTGCTCACGCAGGGTCTCGTCGACGCCCTCGGCGGTGCCGTGGTCTTCGTCGGCGCCATCATCGGCATGGCCATCATCGACCCCGTGCTGCTCGGCGCGACCGTGCTCGTCATCGCGCTCGCGATCGGCGTCGTCGGCGGGCTCTCGGGCCGCATCCGCATCGCGAGCCGGGAGCAGCAGGAGAAGGTCGGCGAGGTCGCGGCGGGCGTGCAGCGGGCGATCTCCGCCATCCGCACCGTGCGGGCGGCCAACGCGACCGAGCGCGAGACCGAGGCGATCGAGGCGGATGCGCGCGCCGCGTGGGGAGCCGGCATCCGCGTCGCGAAGGTGTCGGCGCTCGTCGTGCCGGTCGCGTCGATCGCGATGAACGTGTCGTTCCTCGTCGTGCTCGGCCTCGGCGGCTACCGCGTCGCGTCGGGCGCGATCACGATCGCGAGCCTCGTCGCGTTCATCCTGTTCCTGTTCCTCATGATCATGCCGCTCGGGCAGGCCTTCGGCGCCGTCACCTCCGTCAACCAGGCGCTCGGCGCGCTCGGCCGCATCCAGGAGATCATGCGCATCCCCTCGGAGGACGAGGGCGACCACGCCGTCGAGACCGCGCCCGATCTCGCGACGGATGACGCCATCCGCTTCGAGGACGTGCGGTTCTCCTACCCCGAGCAGGCGCACGCGACCGAGCAGGAGAAGGTGGTCGCGTCGGAGCTCGGCGAGGACGCCGTCGAGCCGCACGACCGCGAGGTGCTGCACGGCGTCTCGTTCGGGGTGCCGCGGGGCAGCCGTGTCGCGCTCGTCGGGCCGTCGGGTGCCGGGAAGTCGACGATCCTCGCGCTCATCGAGCGCTTCTACGACCCGAACGCGGGTGTCGTGCGTGTCGACGGGGTCGACGTTCGGTCGCTCCCCCGCGAGCAGCTGCGCAGCCGCATCGGCTATGTCGAGCAGGACGCGCCCGTGCTCGCCGGCAGCATCCGCGACAACCTCACGCTCGGCACGCCCGACGCGAGCGACGAGCAGTGCGTCGAGGTGCTGCGCACCGTCAACCTCGGCGAGGTGCTCGACCGGGATCCGGCCGGCCTGGATGCGGCGGTCGGCGAGGAGGGCGTCATGCTCTCCGGCGGCGAGCGACAGCGCCTCGCGATCGCGCGGGCCCTGCTCGCGGCGCCGCCCATCCTGCTGCTCGACGAGGCGACGGCGTCGCTCGACGGCGCGAACGAGCAGCTGCTGCGCGAGGCGATCGACGCCGTGGCGGCCGAGCGCACCCTGCTCGTCATCGCGCACCGCCTGTCGACGGTCGTCGACTCGGATGCCATCGTCGTGCTCGACCACGGCCGCGTCGTCGGCGTCGGCACGCACTCGGAGCTCGTCGTCTCGACCCCGCTCTACCGCGACCTCGCGAAGCACCAGCTTCTGGTGTGA
- the ribB gene encoding 3,4-dihydroxy-2-butanone-4-phosphate synthase, translated as MSLSDIPTALKALREGRPVIVADDEGRENEGDVVLAAATASQEWIAWAVKHSSGFICAPMTNEIADRLNLPPMVAHNEDPRGTAYTVSVDAADRLSTGISASDRAHTLRVLADPASTPASLHRPGHVMPLRAVDGGVRERDGHTEASVDLMKLAGLTPVAAIVEIVDEDGEMMRLPNLLRLGERENVPVITIEALIRFMEERRCEADPKAEVTVPEWQRVSFEVETNVPTAHGTFRVRAYRDRSTGADHVAWIAGEPRDGALVRVHSECLTGEAFGSLKCECGPQLQSALDTIREEGGVVVYLRGQEGRGIGLINKLRAYRLQEEGFDTLDANLALGLPGDARDYGAAVGILKDLGISRVRLLSNNPEKARQLVERGVEVDALVPLVVGVGEFNEGYLDAKRDRMGHALPSHQELVADLTKGLSE; from the coding sequence ATGAGCCTGAGCGACATCCCCACGGCGCTGAAGGCGCTGCGGGAGGGACGGCCCGTCATCGTGGCCGACGACGAGGGACGCGAGAATGAGGGCGACGTCGTGCTCGCGGCCGCGACCGCGAGCCAGGAGTGGATCGCGTGGGCGGTCAAGCACTCGTCGGGCTTCATCTGCGCGCCCATGACGAACGAGATCGCCGACCGGCTGAACCTGCCGCCCATGGTCGCGCACAACGAGGACCCGCGCGGCACCGCCTACACGGTGTCCGTCGACGCGGCCGACCGCCTCTCAACGGGAATCTCGGCATCCGACCGTGCCCACACGCTGCGCGTGCTCGCCGACCCCGCGTCGACGCCCGCGAGCCTGCACCGCCCGGGTCATGTCATGCCGCTGCGCGCCGTCGACGGCGGCGTGCGCGAGCGCGACGGGCACACGGAGGCATCCGTCGACCTCATGAAGCTCGCGGGCCTCACGCCCGTCGCGGCGATCGTCGAGATCGTCGACGAGGACGGCGAGATGATGCGCCTGCCGAACCTGCTGCGCCTCGGCGAGCGCGAGAACGTGCCCGTCATCACGATCGAGGCCCTCATCCGCTTCATGGAGGAGCGCCGCTGCGAGGCCGACCCGAAGGCCGAGGTCACGGTGCCCGAGTGGCAGCGCGTGAGCTTCGAGGTCGAGACCAACGTCCCCACCGCGCACGGCACCTTCCGCGTGCGCGCCTACCGCGACCGCTCGACGGGCGCCGACCACGTCGCGTGGATCGCCGGCGAGCCCCGCGACGGCGCGCTCGTGCGCGTGCACTCGGAGTGCCTCACGGGCGAGGCGTTCGGCTCGCTCAAGTGCGAGTGCGGACCGCAGCTGCAGTCGGCGCTCGACACCATCCGCGAGGAGGGCGGCGTCGTCGTCTACCTGCGCGGCCAGGAGGGGCGCGGCATCGGGCTCATCAACAAACTGCGCGCCTACCGCCTCCAGGAGGAGGGCTTCGACACCCTCGACGCGAACCTCGCGCTCGGCCTGCCCGGCGACGCACGCGACTACGGTGCCGCGGTCGGCATCCTCAAGGACCTCGGCATCTCGCGCGTGCGGCTGCTGAGCAACAACCCCGAGAAGGCCCGGCAGCTCGTCGAGCGCGGCGTCGAGGTCGACGCGCTCGTGCCGCTCGTCGTGGGCGTGGGCGAGTTCAACGAGGGCTACCTCGACGCGAAGCGCGACCGGATGGGGCACGCGCTCCCCAGCCACCAGGAGCTGGTGGCCGACCTGACGAAGGGACTCAGCGAATGA
- a CDS encoding nitroreductase/quinone reductase family protein, whose product MGFTPLPSGTYGAKQPTNRGIEGIITRYLVRQARKPRKPGSRNGAAVLALTTIGRKTGLERTNPVGYMEDGDGWLITASAAGGRYHPAWYYNLAENPDKAYIEVGGERIDVVATQLEPEEAERRFAEIIETSNRMTRRTLLGYRASTDRRIPILRLERA is encoded by the coding sequence ATGGGCTTCACCCCACTCCCGAGCGGCACCTACGGCGCCAAGCAGCCCACCAACCGGGGCATCGAGGGCATCATCACGCGCTACCTCGTGCGGCAGGCGCGCAAGCCGCGCAAGCCCGGCTCGCGTAACGGCGCCGCCGTGCTCGCGCTCACGACCATCGGCCGCAAGACCGGCCTCGAGCGCACCAACCCCGTCGGCTATATGGAGGACGGCGACGGCTGGCTCATCACCGCGAGCGCCGCGGGCGGGCGCTACCACCCGGCCTGGTACTACAACCTCGCCGAGAACCCCGACAAGGCGTACATCGAGGTCGGGGGAGAGCGGATCGACGTGGTCGCGACCCAGCTCGAGCCCGAGGAGGCGGAGCGCCGATTCGCCGAGATCATCGAGACCTCGAACCGCATGACGCGCCGCACCTTGCTCGGCTACCGCGCGTCGACCGACCGCCGCATCCCGATCCTGCGCCTCGAGCGCGCCTGA
- a CDS encoding riboflavin synthase, which translates to MFTGIIEEVGEVLAWEPVGDAARITVRAPLAVSDAKHGDSISVSGVCLTVVDQGDDWFTADVMGVSIDVTTIGERRPGDRVNLERAAAVGDRLGGHIVQGHVDGTATVLSMEDGSGWRVVRFTLAPELAPLVTRKGSIAIDGTSLTVSAVSDATAPEQWFEVSLIPETLEATTHGALAPGDRVNIETDILARHVERMLQMGVNR; encoded by the coding sequence ATGTTCACCGGCATCATCGAGGAGGTCGGCGAGGTTCTCGCATGGGAGCCCGTCGGCGACGCCGCGCGCATCACCGTGCGCGCCCCGCTCGCCGTCTCCGACGCGAAGCACGGCGACTCGATCTCGGTGTCGGGCGTGTGCCTCACCGTCGTCGACCAGGGCGACGACTGGTTCACGGCCGACGTCATGGGCGTCTCGATCGACGTCACCACGATCGGCGAGCGCCGCCCCGGCGACCGTGTCAACCTCGAGCGCGCCGCCGCCGTCGGCGACCGCCTCGGCGGCCACATCGTGCAGGGCCACGTCGACGGCACGGCGACGGTGCTCTCGATGGAGGACGGATCGGGCTGGCGCGTCGTGCGCTTCACGCTCGCCCCGGAGCTGGCCCCGCTCGTGACCCGCAAGGGCTCGATCGCGATCGACGGCACCTCGCTCACCGTGAGCGCGGTCTCGGACGCGACGGCGCCCGAGCAGTGGTTCGAGGTGTCGCTCATCCCCGAGACCCTCGAGGCGACGACGCACGGCGCGCTCGCGCCGGGCGACCGGGTCAACATCGAGACCGACATCCTGGCGCGGCACGTGGAGCGGATGCTCCAGATGGGAGTGAACCGATGA
- a CDS encoding exodeoxyribonuclease III — translation MSRPLRIATVNVNGVRAAFRKGMGEWLAPRGIDILALQEVRAETDDLTALLGDEWDVLHDPATAKGRAGVAIASRRKAEIHRVTFGPDDFDSAGRWLEADYDVDGTIVTVVSCYVNSGEADTPKQVEKYKFLDAMAERLPKLAEHNPLALVVGDLNVGHRTLDIKNWKGNVKRAGFLPEERAYFDRFVGAEGEDGYNAGAGFGWVDVGRRFAGEVPGPYTWWSQRGKAFDTDTGWRIDYHLATKALADTAVSYTVDRAAAYDERWSDHAPVVVDYAI, via the coding sequence GTGTCCCGTCCCCTCCGCATCGCGACTGTCAACGTCAACGGCGTGCGCGCCGCCTTTCGCAAGGGGATGGGCGAGTGGCTCGCCCCGCGCGGCATCGACATCCTCGCTCTCCAGGAGGTGCGTGCCGAGACCGACGACCTCACGGCACTGCTCGGCGACGAGTGGGACGTGCTGCACGACCCCGCCACGGCGAAGGGGCGCGCGGGCGTGGCGATCGCGAGCCGCCGCAAGGCCGAGATCCACCGCGTGACCTTCGGACCCGACGACTTCGACTCCGCCGGTCGCTGGCTCGAGGCGGACTACGACGTCGACGGCACGATCGTCACCGTCGTCTCCTGCTACGTGAACTCGGGCGAGGCCGACACCCCCAAGCAGGTCGAGAAGTACAAGTTCCTCGACGCGATGGCCGAGCGCCTGCCGAAGCTCGCCGAGCACAACCCGCTCGCGCTCGTCGTGGGCGATCTCAACGTCGGCCACCGCACGCTCGACATCAAGAACTGGAAGGGCAACGTGAAGCGCGCGGGCTTCCTGCCCGAGGAGCGCGCCTACTTCGACCGGTTCGTGGGCGCCGAGGGCGAGGACGGCTACAACGCCGGCGCGGGGTTCGGCTGGGTCGACGTGGGCCGCCGCTTCGCGGGCGAGGTGCCCGGCCCGTACACGTGGTGGTCGCAGCGCGGTAAGGCGTTCGACACCGACACCGGCTGGCGCATCGACTACCACCTCGCGACGAAGGCCCTCGCCGACACGGCCGTCTCGTACACGGTCGACCGCGCGGCCGCCTACGACGAGCGATGGTCCGACCACGCCCCCGTCGTCGTCGACTATGCGATCTGA
- a CDS encoding GNAT family N-acetyltransferase — protein sequence MEPVVLRTERLVLSVPTDDDIDTIVELCQDELMLDTLASLPWPYTRADAEFFVREVVAAGWEHGLGLGTVWGMREREGGPLLGTVGWNAERAEIGYWMGAPSRGRGYMTEAVRAVCAWVFAELGVERIGWEAVAGNAASARVARAAGFRYDGEGPSNIAFRDGSHPHSRHGHLLATDDGAPKPGWPL from the coding sequence ATGGAGCCCGTCGTGCTGCGCACCGAGCGCCTCGTGCTCTCGGTGCCGACCGACGACGACATCGACACCATCGTCGAGCTCTGCCAGGACGAGCTCATGCTCGACACGCTCGCCTCGCTTCCCTGGCCGTACACGCGCGCCGACGCGGAGTTCTTCGTGCGCGAGGTCGTGGCGGCCGGCTGGGAGCACGGCCTCGGCCTCGGCACCGTGTGGGGCATGCGGGAGCGGGAAGGCGGACCGCTTCTCGGCACGGTCGGCTGGAACGCCGAGCGGGCGGAGATCGGGTACTGGATGGGGGCGCCGTCTCGCGGCCGCGGCTACATGACCGAGGCGGTGCGCGCCGTCTGCGCGTGGGTGTTCGCGGAGCTCGGCGTCGAGCGCATCGGCTGGGAGGCGGTCGCGGGCAACGCTGCATCGGCTCGCGTCGCGCGGGCCGCGGGGTTCCGCTACGACGGCGAAGGGCCGTCGAACATCGCGTTCCGCGACGGATCGCACCCGCACAGCCGTCACGGGCACCTGCTCGCGACCGACGACGGCGCGCCGAAGCCGGGGTGGCCGCTGTGA
- a CDS encoding HAD family hydrolase, translated as MAAVSGGGIRAVLFDLDDTLFAHRESVETGIHAYRAALGGALAQGEPAAEFARWNALEEEHYHRYLAGEVDFREQRRARARGFVAPYGIELDDGAAEAWFETYLVHYETSWRLHDDVGDCIAAIAPRALGIITNGELAFQTAKILGTGLEALIPLENVVASGEVGVAKPDARIFELAADHLGVTTAEACYVGDRLHTDAIGAARAGMLGVLIDRRGVATAEQLAEAAAEGVHVIRSLDELPALLG; from the coding sequence GTGGCCGCTGTGAGCGGGGGCGGCATCCGCGCGGTGCTCTTCGACCTCGACGACACGCTCTTCGCCCACCGCGAGTCGGTCGAGACCGGCATCCACGCCTACCGGGCGGCGCTCGGCGGGGCGCTCGCGCAGGGCGAGCCCGCGGCGGAGTTCGCCCGCTGGAACGCGCTCGAGGAGGAGCACTACCACCGCTACCTCGCGGGCGAGGTCGACTTCCGCGAGCAGCGGCGGGCGCGGGCGCGGGGCTTCGTCGCCCCGTACGGCATCGAGCTCGACGACGGGGCCGCCGAGGCGTGGTTCGAGACGTACCTCGTGCACTACGAGACGAGCTGGCGGCTGCACGACGACGTCGGCGACTGCATCGCGGCGATCGCGCCGCGCGCCCTCGGCATCATCACGAACGGCGAGCTCGCGTTCCAGACCGCGAAGATCCTCGGCACGGGGCTCGAGGCGCTCATCCCGCTCGAGAACGTCGTCGCGAGCGGCGAGGTCGGCGTGGCGAAGCCGGATGCGCGCATCTTCGAGCTCGCGGCGGATCACCTCGGTGTGACGACCGCCGAGGCCTGCTACGTGGGCGACCGCCTGCACACGGATGCGATCGGCGCGGCCCGCGCGGGCATGCTCGGCGTGCTCATCGATCGCCGCGGCGTCGCGACGGCGGAGCAGCTGGCCGAGGCCGCCGCGGAGGGCGTGCACGTCATCCGCTCGCTCGACGAGCTGCCGGCGCTGCTGGGCTGA